ACTCGCCGCTGGCCATCGCGTACGCGCACGTGCAGGAGGAGCCGGTCGCCCCGTCCTCCATCAACCGCTCCGTCACCCCGGCGATGGACGCGCTGGTGGCGCGGGCCCTGAAGAAGAACCCGAACGAGCGCTTCCCCACGGCCGCCGCCATGCGCGACGAGGTCGCGCGCGTGATGTCGGCCGGCCAGACCGGTGCCCCGGTCATCGTCCCGGGCTCGCACCCCGGCGCCAGCGGGGCGGGCGTGGGCTCGGCCGTTTTCCCGCCGGTGGACTCCGGGTTCCAGGCGCCGCCGGCCCAGTCGGTGCAGCAGCCGTACGCGCCGACCCCGCCGCCGTCCCCGTACGCACCGCAGACCCCGCCGCCGGTGGCGCAGCCGCACGGGCAGGGCGGGTACGCCTACCCGCCCCAGCAGCAGCCGGTCCCGCACCAGCAGCAGTACGCGCCGCAGACCCCGCCGCCGTTCACCATCTCGCCGACGACCACCGCGGCCCCGGCCGGCGGCGGCTCCGGGAGCGGCGACAAGCGGAACATGCCCGTGATCATCGGCGCCATCGCGGTGGCGCTGCTGGCCGTCGGCGGTCTGATCGCGGCGATCTCGATGAACGGCGACGGGGACAAGGACAAGGCCGACGGCAATTCCGCGTCGCCCGGGGCCTCCACGTCCGCCTCGGCCAAGTCCGGCTTCAAGGGGCCGGACGTCTCGCGCACGATCGAGTCGTCCAAGTGCAAGGATCCGAGCAAGCACTACAGCGACGCCACGAAGTACACGGCGCCGGACCTGCGCTACAAGAACCTGCTCTCGGTCAAGGAGTGCATCCAGGCCTCCGGCGGCAAGTACAAGATCGTCGAGAAGGACGAGGCCGTGTACGGGAAGGACACCGTGCTCGACCAGAACCCGCGGCCCGGCGACAAGATCGACAAGGAAGGCACGGAGTACACGCTGACCGTGTCGACCGGCATTCCGGAGTAGTCGGGACAGCCGGGGCATCCTGGGCAACCAGGAGCAACCGGACGACATCCCGGGCATCCCGGCGACCCCGCCGGGGCGCCCGGGATGCCCGTTTTGTCCCCCCGTGGCAACCTGAGCACGACATCTCGGTGCTCGGGACGGGAGGGGCTCCCCGTGACTCAACGCCTCCGCGCACAGCGCTGGCTGGCCGGGGCCGCAGTGGCCGCCGCCGCGCTGTCCCCCGCCGCCTCCACCGCGTCCGCCTCGTCCCCCGCCGCCTCGTCCCCCGCCGGCCTCGCCGCGGCCGCACGCCCGCTCGCGCCGGCCGCCGCGGACTCCTCCGCCCGAGCTCCCCGCAAGGCCCCGAAGACCGATCCGGACGACACCGCCGACACCGGCGACACCGCGGGCACCGACCCGGTGGCCGACGTACCCCACGAGGCGTACGAGGAGCTCGCCGGCAGCGCCGCCGGGGTCGGGCGGGAACGGCCCGGGCGGCCGGCGGCCGAGCCCGCGAACCCGGACACCGTGCTGGCGGCCCGCCCCCTCCCGGTGCGCCCGCACCACCGGCCGGCCGCCCCGAAGGCGGTACCGCCGGTCCTGCCGGCCCTGCCGGCGCTGCCGGTCCCGCCGAGCCCGCCGCCCGCGGTCACCGCACTGGGCACCGGGCCGAACGAGCGCGCCGCCGATCTGGCCGCGCACATACTGCCGCTCGGCACCGGATTCGCCCTGATGGGACTGGGTC
The Streptomyces sp. NBC_01296 DNA segment above includes these coding regions:
- a CDS encoding protein kinase domain-containing protein; translated protein: MSQDGTQGQYAGGSLAGGRYQLRDLLGAGGMASVYLAYDTALDRQVAIKTLHSDLGREQSFRERFRREAQAVAKLSHTNIVSVFDTGEGEVTFSGPGAGDAAVMPYIVMEYVEGQPLGSMLDADVRQYGAMPADKALKVTADVLAALEVSHEMGLVHRDIKPGNVMMTKRGLVKVMDFGIARAMQSGVTSMTQTGMVVGTPQYLSPEQALGRGVDARSDLYSVGIMLFQLLTGRIPFDADSPLAIAYAHVQEEPVAPSSINRSVTPAMDALVARALKKNPNERFPTAAAMRDEVARVMSAGQTGAPVIVPGSHPGASGAGVGSAVFPPVDSGFQAPPAQSVQQPYAPTPPPSPYAPQTPPPVAQPHGQGGYAYPPQQQPVPHQQQYAPQTPPPFTISPTTTAAPAGGGSGSGDKRNMPVIIGAIAVALLAVGGLIAAISMNGDGDKDKADGNSASPGASTSASAKSGFKGPDVSRTIESSKCKDPSKHYSDATKYTAPDLRYKNLLSVKECIQASGGKYKIVEKDEAVYGKDTVLDQNPRPGDKIDKEGTEYTLTVSTGIPE